The following proteins are co-located in the Maridesulfovibrio sp. genome:
- a CDS encoding RsbRD N-terminal domain-containing protein — protein MSLVQKLSERKEDLTVKWYDLVLSSYPKETQEVWKSNNDQFTNPVGVTIKKVTGELFDLILEWKSADDLAKSLDELIKIRTVQDFAPSKALSFVFLFKKLLRDEFMEELKKEGKLDELLAFEARIDNLGLIAFDIYTKNRDLIAQMRIDEVKRSHHMLLRRVNKIEDVSAKGAGQV, from the coding sequence ATGAGTCTTGTACAAAAATTGTCGGAAAGAAAAGAAGACCTTACAGTTAAGTGGTATGATCTGGTTCTTTCTTCCTATCCTAAGGAAACACAGGAAGTTTGGAAGTCAAATAATGACCAGTTTACCAACCCTGTCGGGGTCACCATCAAGAAGGTCACCGGCGAACTTTTTGACCTTATCCTTGAATGGAAAAGTGCCGACGATCTTGCAAAATCCCTTGATGAACTGATCAAAATCAGAACGGTTCAGGATTTTGCACCATCCAAAGCTTTAAGCTTTGTCTTCCTTTTCAAGAAACTCCTGAGAGACGAGTTCATGGAGGAACTGAAAAAAGAAGGCAAACTTGATGAGTTGCTCGCGTTTGAGGCCCGGATTGATAATCTGGGGCTTATCGCGTTCGACATCTATACCAAGAATAGGGATTTGATTGCGCAAATGAGAATTGATGAAGTCAAAAGATCACATCACATGCTCCTTCGGCGGGTCAACAAAATCGAGGACGTTTCGGCCAAAGGGGCCGGACAGGTGTAG